One stretch of Glycine soja cultivar W05 chromosome 7, ASM419377v2, whole genome shotgun sequence DNA includes these proteins:
- the LOC114420591 gene encoding uncharacterized protein LOC114420591 translates to MPGILSRLNATIYCRIREAITRQQGVPTSLYRSSALPLCSLTSSHTLHTKSMITASHSNAMLGDVYAYGLISGRGSVRDFTKPAVGCLRGSVNLRRLQPLYGPLSFGCSTFDANRRIRDSSLLHGSWLKNFSASSSACYSAGAAHAVSFDGSPPDEQLANSFFSPDPYVIVVLNILNSISP, encoded by the coding sequence ATGCCTGGCATTCTCTCAAGGCTGAATGCAACCATTTACTGTCGCATTCGGGAAGCAATAACAAGGCAACAAGGAGTGCCGACATCCTTGTACAGAAGTTCAGCTTTGCCTCTTTGTTCGCTCACTTCAAGTCACACACTTCACACAAAATCAATGATTACTGCCTCACATTCCAATGCTATGCTGGGAGATGTTTATGCTTATGGCTTAATCTCAGGTCGTGGTAGTGTGCGAGACTTCACAAAGCCTGCTGTAGGTTGCTTGAGGGGTAGTGTGAATCTAAGGAGACTACAACCATTGTATGGTCCTTTGAGTTTTGGGTGTTCTACTTTTGATGCTAATAGGAGGATCCGGGATTCGAGTTTGCTGCATGGATCATGGCTCAAGAATTTCTCAGCCTCTTCTTCTGCTTGCTACTCAGCCGGGGCTGCACATGCTGTCTCATTTGATGGAAGCCCTCCTGATGAACAGCTTGCAAATTCCTTTTTTTCGCCTGACCCGTATGTAATTGTTGTTCTTAATATTTTGAATTCTATTTCTCCATGA